A stretch of the Pseudalkalibacillus hwajinpoensis genome encodes the following:
- a CDS encoding acyl-CoA dehydrogenase family protein: protein MDFQLDQDIEYLKTTVRNFVENEVEKVAMTIERENQIPEHIIEMSKELGLFGLSIPEEYGGLGIGMVGKCALYEELGKTHNGFTTLIGAHTGIGSVGIVELGNTKQREYYLPEMARGNMIGAFALTEPSAGSNASNLKTTAFKQGNKYILNGTKHYITNATEASVFTVMAVTDPSQGAKGITSFIVEKDFPGFQVGAVEEKMGLKGSHSAELIFDHCEVPEENVLGTVGEGYVNALKILANGRAGLAARNLGSSQKLLDLCMSYVEERIQFDVPIIEHQAIAHMVAEMGVEIEALRSFTYRVAWMVEEGKKVIKEAAMLKLYGSEVYNRIADKALQIHGGLGYISDYPIERFFRDARITRIYEGTSEIQKNIIAGQLRKEYK, encoded by the coding sequence TTGGACTTTCAGCTCGATCAAGACATCGAATATTTAAAAACGACTGTCCGAAACTTTGTAGAAAACGAAGTAGAAAAAGTAGCCATGACCATTGAGCGTGAAAATCAAATACCAGAACACATTATCGAAATGTCAAAAGAATTAGGTCTATTTGGTCTTAGTATTCCAGAAGAATATGGAGGGCTTGGAATTGGAATGGTTGGAAAATGCGCTCTATATGAAGAATTAGGTAAAACGCATAACGGGTTTACTACTTTAATTGGAGCACATACGGGAATTGGTTCGGTTGGAATTGTTGAACTCGGTAATACCAAACAAAGGGAATATTATTTACCCGAAATGGCACGAGGAAACATGATAGGAGCCTTTGCTCTTACTGAGCCATCTGCAGGATCAAATGCCTCTAACTTGAAAACGACAGCCTTCAAACAAGGTAATAAATATATTCTAAACGGTACGAAGCATTACATTACTAACGCGACAGAAGCGAGCGTTTTTACCGTTATGGCTGTAACAGATCCTTCACAAGGTGCGAAGGGGATTACATCCTTTATCGTTGAAAAAGATTTCCCTGGCTTTCAAGTTGGTGCAGTGGAAGAAAAAATGGGGTTAAAAGGGTCACATTCAGCTGAGCTTATCTTTGATCATTGTGAAGTGCCAGAGGAAAATGTTCTTGGAACAGTAGGAGAAGGGTATGTTAATGCATTAAAAATTTTGGCAAATGGTCGTGCAGGCCTCGCTGCTCGTAATCTTGGATCTTCCCAAAAGCTATTAGACTTATGCATGTCTTACGTGGAGGAGCGCATCCAATTTGACGTGCCGATCATTGAACACCAAGCTATTGCACATATGGTTGCTGAAATGGGAGTTGAAATTGAAGCACTTCGATCTTTTACTTATCGTGTAGCATGGATGGTTGAAGAAGGAAAAAAGGTCATTAAGGAAGCGGCAATGTTAAAGCTGTATGGATCTGAAGTATACAATAGAATCGCCGACAAGGCGCTACAAATTCACGGGGGGCTCGGTTACATTTCAGATTATCCGATTGAGCGATTTTTCCGTGACGCTCGGATCACCCGTATTTATGAAGGTACATCAGAAATTCAGAAAAACATCATTGCAGGTCAACTACGTAAAGAATACAAATGA
- a CDS encoding thiolase family protein, which translates to MENIVIVEPVRTPVGRYGGVFKNLNSGKLATYAIQETLARSGLPPHLVEEVILGEVRQTTESSNVARVASLRAGIPETSPAFTINRLCASGMQSVASAVQQIQSKQASILIAGGTESLSQAPIYLRNSRFGGDKTQLVDSNSEAGQQPVEQYGSHLGMGITAENVAERYKISRDEQDAFAAESQRRAAEAIEKGKFRDEIVPVEIQNRRQTNLVDQDEHPRPGTTIEKLGKLKSVFKENGTVTAGNSCGRNDGAVAMLVMTEMKAKELELQPIARIVDWATSGVSPEIMGIGPISAVRKLLERTGKTLEEIGLIELNEAFAAQALAVIRELELDMSKVNVNGGAIALGHPLGATGARILTSLIYEMKKRNERFGIATLCVGGGQGMAMMVESMNG; encoded by the coding sequence GTGGAAAACATCGTTATCGTAGAACCAGTTCGTACACCAGTAGGACGCTACGGTGGTGTCTTTAAAAATCTAAACTCTGGAAAGTTAGCTACCTATGCCATACAAGAAACACTAGCTCGATCAGGTCTCCCCCCGCACTTAGTAGAAGAAGTCATTTTAGGAGAAGTAAGACAAACAACCGAATCATCTAATGTAGCGAGAGTCGCTTCATTACGTGCTGGCATTCCTGAAACCTCTCCTGCATTTACAATCAATCGACTTTGCGCATCAGGTATGCAGTCTGTCGCCTCAGCAGTCCAACAAATTCAATCAAAGCAGGCCTCTATTCTGATCGCAGGCGGAACAGAGAGTTTAAGTCAGGCTCCCATTTATTTAAGAAATAGCCGTTTCGGAGGAGACAAAACGCAATTAGTTGATTCTAATTCAGAAGCTGGACAACAGCCTGTTGAACAATATGGTTCTCATCTTGGCATGGGTATTACAGCAGAAAACGTAGCCGAACGTTACAAGATATCGCGGGATGAACAAGATGCTTTTGCAGCAGAAAGTCAGCGACGAGCAGCAGAAGCGATTGAAAAGGGTAAATTTAGAGATGAAATTGTTCCGGTCGAAATTCAAAATCGTCGTCAAACGAATCTTGTCGATCAAGATGAACATCCTCGTCCAGGCACAACAATTGAGAAACTTGGCAAATTAAAATCAGTATTTAAAGAGAACGGAACGGTGACAGCTGGCAATTCTTGCGGAAGGAATGATGGAGCTGTTGCCATGCTTGTGATGACTGAAATGAAAGCAAAAGAATTAGAGCTTCAACCCATTGCTAGAATCGTTGATTGGGCTACTTCTGGGGTTTCTCCTGAGATAATGGGAATCGGACCAATTTCAGCCGTTCGGAAGCTTTTAGAACGCACAGGGAAAACGCTCGAGGAGATCGGTTTAATAGAGCTCAATGAAGCCTTTGCTGCTCAGGCACTCGCTGTTATTCGAGAACTTGAATTAGACATGAGCAAGGTAAACGTAAATGGAGGAGCTATAGCATTAGGTCATCCGCTCGGTGCTACAGGTGCTCGCATTCTCACCTCTTTGATATATGAAATGAAGAAGAGAAACGAACGCTTTGGAATCGCAACATTATGCGTTGGCGGTGGACAGGGCATGGCCATGATGGTAGAAAGTATGAACGGATAG
- a CDS encoding 3-hydroxyacyl-CoA dehydrogenase family protein, with translation MTMTKIAVVGAGTMGKGIAFSAAAAGVSVKMHDVSDEALKQAQIYVKDQFERLVKKEKITREQATKRFEGIQFTNELKEAVYDCDLVIEAVLEVMELKTSIFKQLDEFAPAHAILATNTSTMSPTEIAAQTMRPDQCLALHFFNPVPKMKLIEVICGLETSEDTIDKAMRFGETIGKECVRINEFPGFAVSRMNCLIGNEAMNMVMEGVATPEDIDKAMKLGLNHPMGPLELADLVGLDTRLRNMEYLYKTLGEKYRPCPILTKYVKAGRLGRKSGRGFYTY, from the coding sequence ATGACGATGACGAAAATTGCTGTTGTTGGGGCAGGTACAATGGGAAAAGGGATTGCTTTCTCAGCTGCAGCTGCAGGGGTTTCAGTGAAAATGCATGATGTTAGTGACGAGGCTTTGAAGCAAGCACAGATCTATGTAAAAGACCAATTTGAACGTTTGGTCAAGAAAGAGAAAATAACAAGAGAGCAAGCAACAAAAAGATTCGAAGGAATACAATTCACAAACGAATTGAAAGAAGCCGTCTACGATTGTGATCTTGTGATCGAAGCAGTCCTTGAGGTAATGGAATTAAAAACAAGCATTTTTAAACAACTTGATGAGTTTGCTCCAGCTCACGCTATTCTTGCAACAAACACTTCGACAATGAGTCCAACCGAAATTGCCGCACAAACCATGCGCCCTGATCAATGTCTTGCTCTTCATTTTTTCAATCCGGTACCAAAGATGAAGCTCATTGAAGTCATTTGTGGGCTGGAAACATCTGAAGATACCATTGATAAAGCGATGCGGTTTGGAGAAACCATTGGAAAAGAATGCGTAAGAATCAATGAGTTTCCAGGCTTTGCAGTTAGTCGTATGAATTGTCTAATTGGCAACGAAGCGATGAATATGGTGATGGAAGGTGTAGCTACACCCGAAGACATTGATAAAGCCATGAAACTTGGTCTAAATCATCCAATGGGGCCTCTTGAACTAGCTGATCTTGTTGGTCTTGATACTCGACTACGCAATATGGAGTACTTATACAAAACGCTAGGTGAAAAATATCGCCCCTGTCCCATTTTAACAAAGTACGTAAAGGCAGGAAGACTTGGCCGAAAAAGCGGAAGAGGCTTTTATACATATTAA
- a CDS encoding FAD-binding oxidoreductase: protein MKIVSLLSTFLDDDQISVNATILEQHSKDESYHTPHDPDVVVFPRTTEQVSKIMKAANEHRIPIVPFGLGSSLEGHVIPYHGGISIDFQLMNQVLEVRPEDFLVRVQPGVTRSQLNKELKKHGLFFTVDPGADATLGGMASTNASGTTSVRYGVMRDQVRDMEVVLADGRVIHTGSMTAKSSSGYHLNGLFVGSEGTLGTFTELTLNVNGIPEVTLAGRIVFPTVERAVATVTNILHAAIPVARIELVDARSVQQVNKTNETNYIEKPTLFVEFHGNEAGLNQDVTFAKSIAEDNDCEEFIFEHDTKKRALLWEARHNLAYSFSHGSPGKKMMVTDVCVPISELTGAILDARKAIEKFDLDGALLGHVGDGNYHAIVMINPDDPIELEKANKLNQHLVHYALDRGGTCTGEHGVGTGKAQYQQKEHGGSLEVMLALKKTLDPNGILNPGKIFVTDQVSF, encoded by the coding sequence ATGAAAATCGTATCTTTGCTTTCAACATTTCTAGACGATGATCAAATTAGTGTTAATGCAACGATTCTCGAACAACATAGCAAGGATGAATCTTATCATACGCCACACGATCCGGACGTTGTTGTTTTCCCAAGAACAACCGAGCAAGTAAGTAAAATTATGAAAGCGGCAAATGAGCATAGGATTCCCATCGTGCCATTTGGCTTGGGATCTAGTCTTGAAGGGCATGTGATTCCATATCATGGCGGTATTTCAATTGATTTTCAATTGATGAACCAAGTTCTCGAAGTTCGACCAGAAGATTTTCTAGTACGCGTCCAACCAGGTGTCACACGTTCACAATTAAATAAAGAATTGAAAAAACACGGTCTCTTTTTCACAGTAGATCCAGGTGCGGATGCAACGTTAGGTGGCATGGCCTCAACAAATGCAAGCGGAACCACTTCAGTACGGTATGGAGTAATGCGTGATCAGGTTCGAGACATGGAAGTTGTTCTTGCCGATGGACGTGTCATCCATACCGGTAGCATGACTGCAAAGTCTTCATCAGGTTACCATTTAAATGGCCTTTTTGTAGGCTCAGAAGGGACACTTGGGACATTTACAGAATTAACACTCAACGTAAACGGAATACCAGAAGTTACGCTTGCAGGGCGAATCGTTTTTCCAACTGTAGAGCGAGCTGTAGCCACCGTTACTAATATTCTTCACGCAGCCATTCCGGTCGCTAGAATCGAACTAGTAGACGCACGCTCAGTACAACAGGTGAACAAAACAAATGAAACCAACTATATCGAAAAACCAACGTTATTTGTTGAATTTCATGGTAATGAAGCGGGGTTAAATCAAGATGTTACCTTTGCCAAAAGCATCGCAGAAGACAATGATTGCGAAGAATTTATATTTGAGCACGATACGAAGAAAAGAGCGCTTCTTTGGGAAGCGCGACATAATCTTGCTTACTCCTTTAGTCATGGTTCTCCAGGGAAAAAGATGATGGTAACAGATGTATGTGTTCCCATTTCAGAGTTAACTGGCGCTATTCTCGATGCACGAAAAGCCATCGAGAAATTTGATTTAGACGGAGCTCTATTGGGGCATGTAGGGGACGGGAATTATCATGCTATTGTGATGATTAATCCCGATGACCCCATTGAACTTGAAAAGGCAAACAAGCTAAACCAACACCTTGTGCACTATGCTCTAGATCGTGGCGGAACTTGCACTGGTGAGCATGGGGTAGGTACTGGCAAAGCCCAGTATCAGCAAAAAGAACATGGAGGTTCTCTCGAAGTCATGCTGGCATTGAAGAAAACGCTTGACCCTAATGGGATCCTAAATCCGGGGAAAATTTTCGTGACTGATCAAGTTTCATTCTAG